In Thermodesulfobacteriota bacterium, the sequence GAATTCGACCGGGCAAAAAGACCTCGGAATATATAGACAAGATACTTGGGAGAATAACATTCATTGGAGCAATATATGTTGCGGCTGTGTGTGTGCTGCCCACTATACTCCAGCGGCAACCTTTCAATCTTCCTTTCTTTTTCGGGGGAACGTCTCTCCTGATTGTGGTGGGTGTTACCCTCGATACGGTACAGCAGATTGAATCGTTTCTTATTACTCATAGTTATGAAGGTTTCGTAAGGAAGCGAGGAATGAAGGGACCTAGAAGGTACGGTGTTTAAAAAAATAAATAAGGAGATCTTTTATCCTGATGGTTTTGATCATCTTTGGACCGCCTGGTGCTGGAAAGGGTACGCAGGCTTCAATGATCACAAAAAATTACGACATGCTGCACATTTCGACTGGTGATATGCTCAGGGCCGCAGTTAAGGAAGGGGCTGAATTAGGAAATCTTGCCAAATCCTATATGGATAAGGGTGAACTCGTGCCCGATGATGTTGTAATTGGAGTAATAAGAGAGGTGATTAAAAATACCAATTCGGTCAATGGATATCTCTTAGACGGATTTCCGAGAACTATTCCGCAGGCCGAGGCCCTGGATAGGATGCTGAATTCTGAGTCTCTAAAGGTCGACAAAGTGGTGTCTATAGAGGTACCTGATGGAGAAATAATAAGCAGGATCGGGGGGAGAAGGGTTTGCGAAAAATGTGGGGTCATGTATCATAAACTATACGATCCTCCGAAGAACGCAGATGTTTGTGACAAATGTGGGGGAAGTCTTTATCAACGTGATGACGATAGAGAAGATGTAATAAGAAAAAGACTTGAGGTATATAGTAGACAGACTCTGCCTCTAAAAACATATTATAGAGATGCTAGTATTCTTAGGGAAATAGATGGTCTAGGCACCATAGATGATGTAAGACGTAGGATAAGTGATTCGTTAAATCAAAGGACATGATTATTTTAAAAAGCAAGGATGAGATAGAAGAAATAAGATATGCTTCTCAAGTTGTAATTGAAGTCCTTCAGGCCCTAAAAGAGGAGTCTAAGCCGGGGATGTCAACTTGGGATCTTAACGTGATAGCTGAGGAGATGACAGCAAAAAGGGATTCTAAACCAGCTTTTAAGGGGTACAGGAATTATCCGGCCTCCATCTGCTGCGCGGTAAATGACGAGGTTGTCCATGGAATCCCGTCAAAGAAGAAAATATTAAAGGAAGGGGATATCTTAAGCATAGATTTCGGTGTTCACCGCAATGGATTCTATGGGGATTCCGCAATTACTGTCCCTATAGGTCATGTATCTCCTGAAGCCAACTTGCTACTTCAGGTTACTAGAAATTCATTGTATAGAGGAATTGAAAATGCGCATCCATCGAACAGGCTCTTTGATATCTCACATGCAATTCAAAGTTATGTCGAAGCAGAGGGTTTTTCCGTCGTTACGGCATTCGTGGGACACGGAATTGGTAGAAAACTCCATGAGGATCCCCAAGTTCCAAATTTTGTTCCAAAAAATGGAAATCGATGGAACGGCATAAGGCTAAAGCCTGGAATGGTGTTGGCTATTGAACCTATGGTCAATATTGGAAGACCTGATATAAAAATATTAAATGATGGATGGACAGCCGTGACTGAGGACGGCAAACTTTCCGCTCACTTTGAACATACCGTCGCAATAACAGACAATGGGGCGTTAATTTTGACTGAGTGGGAGTTTTAGGGAGAATGTATGCCGAAAGAGGAAAGACTGGAGTTTCAAGGTACAGTGATTGAAGCGCTTCCGAATGCTATGTTTAGGGTTAAGATTGAAAACGGTCGTGATCATGAAATCCTTGCCTATGTTTCAGGTAAGATGAGGACGCGTTTTATAAGAATCCTGCCTGGAGACAAAGTGAAGGTAGAACTTTCGACTTATGATTTAACGAAGGGAAGGATTACTTATAGATTGAAAAAATGATGGTACCAATAACATGAAGATAAGAGCATCTGTTAAAAAGGTGTGTGATAAGTGTAAGATAATTAGGAGAAGGGGTGTGGTTCGGGTTATCTGTGAGAACAAGAAACATAAACAAAAGCAAGGGTAGGAGGTTCCAAGAATGCCGAGAATAGCGGGTGTTGACATTCCACCTAGCAAGAGAATGGAAGTGGGTCTTACCTATATTTATGGGATAGGAAGAAAGGTATCAAGGGAAATACTTAATGAGGCTCAAATTGATCCAAATATAAAGTCAAAGGATCTGAGTGAGCACGAGATAGCCAAGATAAGGGATATTATTGAGAAGGAGTATATGGTTGAGGGTGACCTGAAGAGGGATACCCAAAATAATATCAAGCGCCTTATGGAAATTGGCTGTTATAGAGGGATAAGGCATAGACAGGGTCTTCCGGTTCGCGGACAAAAAACAGGGTCGAATGCTAGAACTAGAAAAGGACCCCGCGGTACTGCTATTGCAAAGAAGAAGAAAACCACGAAGTAGGGATAAATTGGAGGTTACTGTTGGCAACCAAGAAAACAACTAAGAGGACAAAGAAGTTTGTTGAGCAGGGAATTGTGCATATCCAGGCAACATTTAACAACACGATAGTGACGATAAGTGATTCTCAGGGAAATGTAATCGCTTTTTCGAGCGGGGGCATGAAGGGATTCAAGGGCACAAGGAAGGGAACTCCTTTTTCGGCTCAGGTTGCGGCTGAGGACGCGGCAAAAAAGGCTGTTGGCTTTGGCATGAGGAGCGCACTGGTGTTTGTTAAAGGACCAGGTCCCGGGAGGGAGCCTGCAATAAGGTCGATACAGGCGGCTGGTATAAAAATAACAATGATCAGAGATGTAACACCGCTACCGCATAATGGCTGCAGACCGCCAGGTAGACGGCGAGTGTAGAACTGTTTCAACTAATCTAATATGCTAACCGGAATTCTAATATAGAGATGCAATGAAATGAAGGAGGTCATTTAATAATTGGCAAGATACATTGGTTCTGTGTGTAGACTTTGTAGAAGGGAAGGAATGAAGCTTTTTCTAAAGGGGGATAAGTGCTACTCGGCTAAATGCGCTGTTGATAAGCGCCCTGATAAAGCGCCTGGAGAACATGGGCATCTTCGCCCAAAGTTTTCAGAATTTGGGATCAGGCTCAGAGAAAAACAGAAGGTGAAGCGGATTTATGGACTTACCGAAAGGCAGTTTAGGAAATACATTGAAAAGGCTTCTCGGTCGAAAGCAGAGACCGGTAAGCTATTGATTTCACTGCTTGAGAGAAGGTTAGATAATGTTTTGTACCGTTTGGGATTTGCGAGCTCCAGAAAAGAGGCTCGTCATCTTGTTCATTTTGGACATATTCTTGTCAATGGTAAGAGGGTCGATGTGCCGTCGTATCAAATAAAAGAGGGTGACGCGATTGAAGTTGCGCAAAAGAGCAGGAAAATTGGCAGGATTAATCAATCTATTGAATCTCTCGAACGGAGAGGATTTCCTGGCTGGCTTGAATTAGATAAGGATAATTACAAGGGTGTGGTTAGAAAATTACCCCTGAGAGAAGATGTTACATTACCGATTGAAGAGCAATTAATAGTTGAGTTCTATTCGAGGGTTTAGTTCTAAGTTTAACGATTAAATTGATCTTATCAGATCACTACCCCCAATAAATTTAAAAGGGAGGGCGGGAAGTTGAAGGAATTTCAAAAGAACTGGCAGGAACTAATCAGACCAAAAAGGCTTCAAAAGGAAGAGAAGAGTTCTTCCGCCCTTTATGGGAAATTTATATGTGAGCCTTTGGAGAGAGGTTATGGGGTCACACTTGGAAACACTTTAAGAAGAATCCTTATATCTTCGATCCAGGGACCGGCTATAACATCTATCAAGATTGGTGGTGTATTGCATGAATTTTCTACCATACCCGGTGTTAAGGAGGATGTTACGGAGATTATTTTAAACATTAAGGGTGTCGAGCTAAAAATGCACACATACGAACCACAGGAATTGAGAATTAGTGCCGCTGGTGAGTGTGATGTAAAAGCCGGTGATATTATCATCGGTCATCAAGTAGAGGTGGTAAATCCCGATCATCACATTGTTACACTCTCAGCGGAAGACGCGAAGATAGAAATTATGATGACAGCTGAAATGGGTAGGGGTTATGAACCGGTGGAGAGACGGGGTGATATTCAAAGCGCGATTGGGGTGATACCAATAGATGCATTATTTTCACCAATTAGAAAGGTAAATTACACAGTAACGAACGCGAGGGTCGGCAGACGCACGGACTATGAAAAGCTCACACTCGAGATTTGGACAAATGGAACCATTAATCCCGAGGATGCATTAGCGTATGCTGCTAAGATTTTAAAGGAGCAGATTGCCGTATTTATTAACTTTGATGAGGCACAGTTTGAGGAAGTACCGGAGGTCGAAGAGAAAAAGGAAATAAGTGGAACAGAAGATGTTCTTTTTACTACGATTGATGATCTGGACCTTTCAGCAAGATCTCAAAATTGCTTGAGGAAAGCCAATATAGACTACGTCGGCGACCTGATACAGAAGACCGAAGAGGACCTGTTGAACCTCGAGAATTTTGGCAAGCGGTCATTGGTTGAAATAAAGGAGATACTAACTGAGCTTGGCTTAAATCTGGGATCAACTCTTAATAAAGAGGTTTTCGAATCTGAAAAATCTAAGAGAACAAGCGAGAAGAGAGTTTCTCATTGATAATTTAAAAGCTACTGTGGAGGCTCTAAATGAGTCATAGACGTGTTGGTCGAAAATTAGGTGTAGTCACTAAACATAGAATATCAATGTTTCGAAATATGGTTACCGACTTGCTTCGTCACGAAAGCATTAAGACAACTGATACAAGGGCTAAAGAGCTGAAAAGGTTGGCTGAGAAGATGATTACACTTGCGAAAAAAGGAACGCTTCATTCGAGAAGACAGGCGGCGGCGTTCATCAGAGACAGAGTCGTTATCAAAAAGCTCTTTGATGAGATAGCTCAAAAATACAAGGATCGCCCAGGTGGTTATACCAGAATTATAAAATTTGGCTTTAGAAAGGGGGATAATGCTCCAGTATCTATAATTGAGTT encodes:
- a CDS encoding adenylate kinase encodes the protein MVLIIFGPPGAGKGTQASMITKNYDMLHISTGDMLRAAVKEGAELGNLAKSYMDKGELVPDDVVIGVIREVIKNTNSVNGYLLDGFPRTIPQAEALDRMLNSESLKVDKVVSIEVPDGEIISRIGGRRVCEKCGVMYHKLYDPPKNADVCDKCGGSLYQRDDDREDVIRKRLEVYSRQTLPLKTYYRDASILREIDGLGTIDDVRRRISDSLNQRT
- the map gene encoding type I methionyl aminopeptidase, which produces MIILKSKDEIEEIRYASQVVIEVLQALKEESKPGMSTWDLNVIAEEMTAKRDSKPAFKGYRNYPASICCAVNDEVVHGIPSKKKILKEGDILSIDFGVHRNGFYGDSAITVPIGHVSPEANLLLQVTRNSLYRGIENAHPSNRLFDISHAIQSYVEAEGFSVVTAFVGHGIGRKLHEDPQVPNFVPKNGNRWNGIRLKPGMVLAIEPMVNIGRPDIKILNDGWTAVTEDGKLSAHFEHTVAITDNGALILTEWEF
- the infA gene encoding translation initiation factor IF-1, producing MPKEERLEFQGTVIEALPNAMFRVKIENGRDHEILAYVSGKMRTRFIRILPGDKVKVELSTYDLTKGRITYRLKK
- the rpmJ gene encoding 50S ribosomal protein L36 is translated as MKIRASVKKVCDKCKIIRRRGVVRVICENKKHKQKQG
- the rpsM gene encoding 30S ribosomal protein S13; protein product: MPRIAGVDIPPSKRMEVGLTYIYGIGRKVSREILNEAQIDPNIKSKDLSEHEIAKIRDIIEKEYMVEGDLKRDTQNNIKRLMEIGCYRGIRHRQGLPVRGQKTGSNARTRKGPRGTAIAKKKKTTK
- the rpsK gene encoding 30S ribosomal protein S11, which encodes MATKKTTKRTKKFVEQGIVHIQATFNNTIVTISDSQGNVIAFSSGGMKGFKGTRKGTPFSAQVAAEDAAKKAVGFGMRSALVFVKGPGPGREPAIRSIQAAGIKITMIRDVTPLPHNGCRPPGRRRV
- the rpsD gene encoding 30S ribosomal protein S4 yields the protein MARYIGSVCRLCRREGMKLFLKGDKCYSAKCAVDKRPDKAPGEHGHLRPKFSEFGIRLREKQKVKRIYGLTERQFRKYIEKASRSKAETGKLLISLLERRLDNVLYRLGFASSRKEARHLVHFGHILVNGKRVDVPSYQIKEGDAIEVAQKSRKIGRINQSIESLERRGFPGWLELDKDNYKGVVRKLPLREDVTLPIEEQLIVEFYSRV
- a CDS encoding DNA-directed RNA polymerase subunit alpha, producing the protein MKEFQKNWQELIRPKRLQKEEKSSSALYGKFICEPLERGYGVTLGNTLRRILISSIQGPAITSIKIGGVLHEFSTIPGVKEDVTEIILNIKGVELKMHTYEPQELRISAAGECDVKAGDIIIGHQVEVVNPDHHIVTLSAEDAKIEIMMTAEMGRGYEPVERRGDIQSAIGVIPIDALFSPIRKVNYTVTNARVGRRTDYEKLTLEIWTNGTINPEDALAYAAKILKEQIAVFINFDEAQFEEVPEVEEKKEISGTEDVLFTTIDDLDLSARSQNCLRKANIDYVGDLIQKTEEDLLNLENFGKRSLVEIKEILTELGLNLGSTLNKEVFESEKSKRTSEKRVSH